One genomic window of Malaciobacter molluscorum LMG 25693 includes the following:
- a CDS encoding Na/Pi cotransporter family protein — protein MIKNLGIIILFLFLGYVVISQENIKIIFSGIAIFLIGMYFMEDGFKLFSGSVLENILQRFTSNLFKSITTGFFATTLVQSSSLISVIVISFLSVELLTLTQGIGVIFGSNLGSTTTAWIVSALGLNIKISLFAMPMIIFGAIFRFMNGNTYKGIGNILLGLGFIFLGISYMKDGFETLKDSIDLASFAMDGFLGLIVYIIIGAVATVVIQSSGATMAIIITALSSGSIIYINALALAIGANVGTTVTAIIGSLTSNENGKRLALAHLIFNIITALVAVIFLHYIKDLVDYISPYFNIDSTNYSMKLALFHTIFNILGILLVAPFINIIVVISEKLIKKKVSKYSKPKYLLQSNINIPNASMLSIKKECINLYENCQKAMLHALNFHTTNLKTKEDLKIALTKDIKKIDTNIDEIYQNNLKSLYSEIIRYSTFAQEHMTSSFQLKKVGDFKRCSKLIIEVLKDIRDIQRNVNFYLKSKNEYIKKEYNILREELATILIDINYLDNDELSEVEKLTQIEMIKELLNKNDLSNSEKIDVLIREDKIKATMATSLINDSASVYTIQKNLVEIATLLFIKDELIKEIGEQTNAS, from the coding sequence ATTAAAAACCTAGGTATTATTATACTTTTCTTATTTTTAGGATATGTTGTTATTTCACAAGAAAATATAAAAATTATTTTTTCAGGAATTGCAATCTTTCTAATTGGTATGTATTTTATGGAAGATGGATTTAAACTATTTTCAGGAAGTGTTTTAGAAAATATTCTACAAAGATTTACAAGTAATCTTTTTAAGTCAATTACTACTGGTTTCTTTGCTACAACACTTGTACAAAGTTCATCTTTAATATCTGTAATAGTAATATCTTTCTTATCTGTTGAATTACTTACATTAACTCAAGGTATAGGAGTTATTTTTGGTTCAAATTTAGGAAGTACAACTACAGCTTGGATTGTTTCTGCATTAGGTTTAAATATAAAAATTTCTTTATTTGCAATGCCCATGATTATATTTGGTGCTATTTTTAGATTTATGAATGGAAATACATATAAAGGTATAGGAAATATACTTTTAGGTTTAGGTTTTATATTTCTTGGTATTTCTTATATGAAAGACGGTTTCGAAACATTAAAAGATTCAATAGACTTAGCTTCATTTGCAATGGATGGTTTTTTAGGTCTAATTGTATATATAATAATTGGAGCCGTTGCTACAGTAGTTATTCAATCAAGTGGTGCAACTATGGCTATTATTATTACAGCTTTAAGTTCAGGAAGTATAATTTATATAAATGCACTTGCTCTTGCAATTGGTGCAAATGTAGGTACTACCGTTACTGCAATTATTGGTTCATTAACTTCAAATGAAAATGGAAAAAGATTAGCTCTTGCTCACCTTATTTTTAATATCATTACTGCTTTAGTTGCTGTTATATTTCTTCATTATATAAAAGATTTAGTAGATTATATATCTCCTTATTTTAATATTGATTCAACTAACTATAGTATGAAGCTTGCACTATTTCATACAATTTTTAATATTCTAGGTATTTTATTAGTTGCGCCTTTTATAAATATAATAGTAGTAATTTCAGAGAAACTTATTAAGAAAAAAGTATCTAAATACTCAAAACCAAAATATCTATTACAATCAAATATAAATATTCCAAATGCATCAATGTTATCAATAAAAAAAGAGTGTATTAACTTATATGAAAACTGTCAAAAAGCTATGCTTCATGCACTTAATTTTCATACAACGAATTTAAAAACAAAAGAAGATTTAAAAATTGCTCTAACAAAAGATATAAAGAAAATAGATACAAATATAGACGAAATATATCAAAATAATTTAAAATCATTATATAGTGAAATCATTAGATATTCAACCTTTGCACAAGAACATATGACAAGTAGTTTTCAATTAAAAAAAGTTGGTGACTTTAAAAGATGTTCTAAACTAATAATAGAAGTGCTAAAAGATATTAGAGATATACAAAGAAATGTAAATTTTTATTTAAAAAGTAAAAATGAATATATAAAAAAAGAGTATAATATTTTAAGAGAAGAGTTAGCAACTATATTAATTGATATAAACTATTTAGATAATGATGAATTAAGTGAAGTAGAAAAATTAACTCAAATTGAGATGATAAAAGAGTTATTAAATAAAAATGATCTTTCAAATAGTGAAAAAATTGATGTTTTAATTAGAGAAGATAAAATTAAAGCAACAATGGCAACATCACTTATAAATGATAGTGCATCTGTATATACAATACAGAAAAATTTAGTTGAAATAGCAACTTTATTATTTATAAAAGATGAACTAATCAAAGAAATAGGAGAACAAACAAATGCCTCTTAA